CCGAAACCATGGTGGAACGCGTGGTGCATGGACCTGAAAAAGTGGCGATGCATGCGCATGACATTCTTCCGATATATCTTAAGTGACGAAAAAGATATATCGTAGTCATGTCGAATTCAAGGGTGCCGCGGTCCTCACCGGCGAGGCCATGGCATGCTCGCCTCAACCTGCTACGGAATACCCCATGCCTGCTCCCCGCACCGGCCGTCGTGGCGCTCACGATCCCTTGCCACCGCCGAAGAACATGCGCGAACGCTTCATGGCGCTGCGCAACCTGCCGCCCTTCCTGGCCAGCATCTGGCGCACCAGTCCGTGGCTCTGCGTGGCGACCATCGTGCTGCGTCTGCTGCGCGCGTTGCTGCCGGTGACCACCTTGTACGTGGGCAAGCTGATCATCGACATGGTGGTGCACCTGCTGGCGTCGGGCAGTGCACACATGCCCGTGTCGGGCTGGCTCAGTAGCCCGGCGCTGGAGCACCTGTGGCTGCTGCTGGCGATGGAGTTCGGGCTGGGCGTGGCGGCCGACCTGCTCGGCCGCGCCGTGGCGATGATTGATTCGCTGCTGTCCGAGCTGTACGCCAACAGCACCAGCGCGCGACTGATGGAGCACGCCGCCGCGCTGGACCTGGAGGACTTCGAGGACGCCGACCTGCAGGACCGGCTGGACCGCGCGCGCCGCCAGCTGGCCGGACGCAGCGGCCTGCTGTCGCAGCTGCTGGGGCAGGCTCAGGACATGGTGACCGTGGTGAGTTTCGCGGTGGGCCTGCTGGTCTACGCGCCGTGGCTGATCGTGCTGCTGCTGGTGGCGCTGGTGCCGGCCTTCCTGGGCGAATTCCACTTCAATGCGCAGAGCTACGAAGTGAACCACCGATGGACGCCGGAGCGGCGCGAGCTGGATTACCTGCGCATGCTCGGCGCCAGCGCGCAGACCGCCAAGGAAGTGAAGAGCTTCGGCCTCAACCGCTTCCTGGTCGACCGCTACCGCGAGCTGTCGTGGTCGATCTACCGCGCGAACCGCCGGGTGGCGCTGCGCCGCGCGGGCTGGGGCGGGCTGTTCACCACCATCGGCACGGCCGGCTACTACGCGGCCTACGTATTCATCGCCTGGCGCACGGTGCGCGGCGAGTTCAGCGTGGGCGACCTCACCTTCCTGTCGTCCTCGTTCCGGCGGCTGCGCAGCCTGCTGGAAAGCCTGCTTACCGGGTTCTCGCAGGTGGCCGGGCAGGCGCTGTACCTGGACGACCTGTTCTCGTTCTTCCGCATCCAGCCGGAAATCCTGTCGCCGGCGCAGCCCAGGCCGTTCCCGCAGCCGATCCGCGAGGGCTTCCGTTTCGAGGATGTGGGGTTCCGCTATCCCGGTGCCCAGCGCTGGGCGGTGCGCCATCTCGACTTCACCCTGCATGCGGGCGAAGTGCTGGCGCTGGTCGGCGAGAACGGCGCCGGCAAGACGACCCTGGTGAAGCTGCTCTCAAGGCTGTACGACCCGGACGAAGGGCGCATTCTTCTGGACGGCCATCCGCTGTCCGAGTACGACCTCGAAGAGCTGCGCGCGAATGTCGGGGTGATCTTCCAGGACTACGTGCGCTACTACTTCGACGCCGCGCAGAACATCGCGGTGGGGCGCATCGACGCGCGCGACGACCGCTCGCGCATCGAGGATGCCGCCCGGCGCAGCGTGGCCGACGAGGTGATCGGCCGGCTGCCAAAGGGCTACGCGCAGATGCTGGGCAAGCTGTTCAAAGACGGTGTCGACCTGTCCGGTGGCGAATGGCAGAAGATCGCCATCGCCCGTGCCTACATGCGCGACGCGCAACTGCTGATCCTGGACGAACCCACCTCGGCGCTGGACGCGCGCTCGGAGTTCGAGGTGTTCCAGCGCTTCCGCGAACTGTCGCACGGGCGCAGCGCGGTGATCATCTCGCACCGCTTCTCCACCGTGCGCATGGCCGACCGCATCATCGTGATGGAGGGCGGCCGGATCGAGTCGATCGGCAGCCACGACGAACTGGTGGACGCGGGTGGCCGTTACGCGGAGCTGTTCGAATTGCAGGCGGCGGGCTACCGGTGAACGCGCGGTGCCCCGGCATGCGAAGGCCGGGGCACCTGAGGCGTCAGATGGCGTAGCGCTCCAGCCAGTGCGCGTAGGGTGCAGGCAGGGTCCACGAGGCCTTGTCCACGCCCAGCTTGCTGGCGGCGGCGAAGGTCCAATGCGGATCAGCCAGGTGCGAGCGGCCGACCATCACCAGATCCAGCGACTCGCTTGCGATCGCCGCCTCGGCGGCCTCCGGCGTGCCGAAGCCCCAGGCGGACGACACCGGCAGGCAGGTTTCCTCGCGCACGCGTCTGGCGATCGGTGCCATGAACGACGGGCCCCACGGAATGTTGGTCTGCGGGATGGTGAAACCCACGCTCACGCTCAGCATGTCCAGGCCTTCGCGCTTGAAGTTCTGCACCAGCGCGATGGACTCGGCGAGCGTTTCCTCGTCGCGGCCGTCGAACTCCAGCACGCCGAAGCGCGCGGTCAGCGGCAGGTGTTCCGGCCACACCTTGCGCACCGCCGCCAGCGTTTCCAGCAGGAAGCGGCCACGGTTCTCCGGCGAGCCGCCGTAGCTGTCGTCACGCTGGTTGCTGTGATGGGAGAAGAAGCTCTGGCCCAGGTAGCCGTGGGCGAAGTGCAGCTCCAGCCATTCGAAGCCGGCATCGAGCGCACGCCTGGCCGCCGCCACGAAATCCTCGCGCACGCGGGCGATGTCCTCGATCGTCATCGCCTTGGGCACGCGCGACAGATGGCCGCCGAACGCCTGTGCGGACGGGGCGAGTGTTTGCCAGTAGCGCGGATCGCTCTCGGCGATGTGGTCGTCGCCGTCCCACGGACGGTTGGCGTTGGCCTTGCGGCCGGCGTGGCCGATCTGGATGCCCGGCACCGCGCCGCCGGCCTTGATCGCCGCCACTATCGGCTTCAGCGCTTCGGTCTGGGCGTCATTCCACAGGCCCAGGCAGTTGGGCGTGATGCGGCCTTCCGGCGACACCGCGGTCGCCTCGACGATCACCAGCCCGGCGCCACCCCGGGCCATGCCGGCCAGGTGCACGTGATGCCAGTCGTTGGCGACGCCGTCGATGGCCTCGTACTGGCACATCGGCGGTACCGCCACGCGGTTGCGCAGGGTGACGCCCTTGAGCGTGAAGGGTTGGAACAGTGCGGACATGGGGGATCCTTGCCGGTCGGGGGAGTGGTTCAATGTGATTATTCGATAATAATCGAACTATCGATCAACAGCCAACCCGGCTATGCTTCCGGCCCATGCGTCCCTTCAAGCATCCCGCCCCCGAACAGTTCGCCCTGGAGCGCATCTTTCATGCGCTGAGCGATCCGGCGCGGCTCGATATCGTGCGGCACCTTGCCGGCGTGGCCCAGGCGACCTGCGGCGAACTCGAATTCGGTCGTCCCAAGTCGAGCATGTCGCACCACTTCCGCATCCTGCGCGAGGCCGGGCTGGTGCATACCTCGTCCGCGGGCACCACGCATCTCAACGCCCTGCGCCGGAAAGAGCTGGATGCCCGGTTCCCGGGGCTGATCGCGGCGGTGTTGAAGCAGAAGCCGTAGCGCCGACTGGGCGCTCGCTGTATCGATGCCCCAGTCCTCGCCAACGCTGATGTTCCCTCGCTGTGACTTCCGTCCTCGCGAGTACCACTCACGCTCCCTCAACGTCATTCCCGCGCAGGCGGGAATCCAACGTTGTAGATGCTTTACCGCTTTACCCGCCGACAGTCGGGTGTCTGGATTCCCGCCTGCACGGGAATGACCACCGTGGCCGGTGTGGCCATCACGCCGCACCGCCGGCCGCCTACGGCAGCGGCTTGCCGTTGACCCGCACCGGCGCGCTGATGTCGCAGATGCCGACCTTGCCCACTGGCTGGGGGTAGAACGCGTTGTGTCCGTGGCGGGCGACGTCGATCATCGCGTGGAAGGTGGGGCTGCTGGTACGCAGCACCTGGATCTTCTCGCGCTGGGCTGGCGGCAGGTCCGAGGCCAGCGTCATCGACACGATGGGCGTGCGCTGCGACGCCTTGGTGTAGAAGCCCATCGGTCCGCTGCCGCGCGGCAGTGACGACAGGTACTGCATGCCCTGCAGCACGCGGCCAGCCACCGCCAGGTTGTGGTCCAGCCGGCGCGGCGCCTGGCCGATGATCGCGTACAGCGCGCTGCCGTTGCCGCTGTCGGGCGCCACGTCGCGCGCCACGCCGACCATGCCGTAGCACTGCACCAGCCATTCGCGTCCGCTGGCCGGGTCGCGGGCCACCGGGAAGCCATGACTGAAGCCGACTTGCGGCGCGTACACGTCGCCATCGGGCAGCGGTGTCCAGTCCAGTTCGGGATAACCCGGCGTGGGCTTGATCGGCCGGGTGAACTCGGCCGGCAGCGTGGCTTTGGCCTTGCCCAGCGGGTGCATCTTCGCCTTGTCGCCGCCGTCGTCGCTGTTCGGGTCGTCCCACTGCGTCACGAAGTTGTCCTGCACCCGCACGATGGCCAGGCCATCGAAATAGTGCCCGCGCACCAGGGTGCGGATGTTGGCCGTGTGCAGCGGGCTGAAAGACGGCGCCAGCTCGATCACCACGCGGCCCTTGGGCAGCTGCATGTAGACCAGGTTATGCGGATCGGGCGTGCGCCATTCCGACGGTTTGGACGCAGCCAGCAACTGCTTCGTGGTGGGAGTGTCCTTGGCGTGGACGGCCAGCGCCGGCAGGCAGCCGGCGAGGGCGAGCGACAGGGCGGCCAGGCGGTAGCGCATCGGTTTACTCCACAACGGGTGCGTGACGGCTGTTGCGGCGGCCCTTCCACAGGTAGCCGATGCCCAGCAGCAGGAACCAGACCGGGCTGGCCAGCAGAGCTTCGCGGGTATCCGGCTGCAGGGTGAGCAGCACCAGCACGAAGGCGAAGAACGCCAGGCAGACCACGCACATCGCCACGCCGCCGGGCATCTTGTAGGCCGAGCTTGCATGCAGCTCGGGGCGCTTGCGCCGGTAGGCGATGTACGCGCACAGGATCAGCGACCAGATGAACATGAACAGCACGGCCGACAGCGTGGTGACCAGGGTGAAGGCGGTCACCAGGTTGGGAATCACATACACCAGCATGGCGCCCACCAGCAGCGCGGCGCAGGAGAAGAGCAGACCGCGCGCGGGTACCGCGGCGCGCGACAGCTTGCCGAACGTGGCCGGCGCGTGGCCTTCCTCGGCCAGGCCGTAGAGCATGCGGCTGGTCGAGAAGATGCCGCTGTTCGACGAGGACATCGCCGAGGTCAGCACCACGAAATTGATCAGGCTGGCCGCGGCGGGAATGCCGGCCAGCACAAACAGTTCCACGAACGGGCTGTGGTCGGGCCGCACCAGCCGCCACGGCGTCACCGTCATGATCACCACCAGTGCCAGCACGTAGAACAGCAGGATGCGCACCGGGATCGAGTTGATCGCCTTGGGCAGGTTGCGCTCCGGGTCGGCGGTCTCGGCGGCGGTGGTGCCCACCAGTTCGATGCCGACGAAGGCGAACACCGCGATCTGGAAGCCGGCGAAGAAGCCGCTCCAGCCAGTCGGGAAGAAGCCGCCGTCGTTCCACAGGTTGGCCAGCGACGCCTTGTTGCCGGCGGGCGAGGTGAAGCCCCACATGATCATGCCGAAGCCCACCACGATCAGCGCGATGATGGCGACGATCTTGATCAGCGCGAACCAGAATTCCATTTCGCCGAACAACCGCACCGCGGTCAGGTTCAGCGTCAGCAGAATGCCCACGCACAGCAATGCGGGTATCCACGGTGCCAGTCCCGGCAGCCAGAACTGCGCGTAGGACGCGATCGCGATGACGTCGGCGATGGCGGTGACGATCCAGCAGAACCAGTAGGTCCAGCCGCAGAAGAACCCGGCCCATGGCCCCAGCAGGTCGGTGGAGAAGTCGATGAACGACTTGTACTGCAGGTTCGACAGCAGCAGCTCGCCCATCGCCCGCATCACGAAGAACAGCATGACGCCGATGATCATGTACACCAGCAGGATCGACGGCCCGGCCAGGCTGATCGTCTTGCCCGAGCCCATGAACAGGCCGGTGCCGATGGCGCCGCCGATCGCGATCAGCTGCAGGTGGCGGTTGGAGAGGCTGCGCCTCAGGTGATCCGGTTGCTCCGGGTGTGCGGTCATGTGGGCGCCAGGTTGGTGAACAAGACCACAACATAAAAGAAACGCCCGACCCGGGGAAGGCGCTTGTGCGCGCCTTGCCCGGGCAGCAGGTGCCGTGGCGGTGCAGGTGTCGACAAGGCCCCGCCAGGCGGGCAGGCCAGCAGCCTGCACGGCCATCGATTTCGCCCTTCATCGATAGGGTCGGTGTGCGATGATCGGACGCCGTGCCGTTTCCGGATTTTCATGGGGGAGAAGTTCGTGCCGACGATGCCTGTTGTGGGTTTGGCGATAGCGCTGGGCGGCCCATTGCTTCTCGTGCTTCTGGTGCGGTGTCTTGCCCTGGACGCGGTTTCGCTGGCCAGCCGGCTGACGCTCTGGGCGCTTGCGGGCATCGTGCTTGCGATCGCCGTCCACGATGGCGGGTCCTGGCCGTCGATGATGGGCATCGGGCCGTTCGGGTGGACCGATTTCCTGACCACTGTGGTGGCCATCGTCGTGATGCTGGTCGGCGCCATCGTGCTGCAGCTTTGCGTGGCGAAGCTCGGCTTCAATCGTGCATCCGGATCGGGCCTGCAGAAGAAGATTTACGCCCTCTCGGCCCGGTACCGGGTCTTCATGATTTTCACGGCTGCGGTCACCGAGGAGATTCTGTATCGCGGCTATGCCATCGGTATCGGGCAGAGCGTGTTCGGCAGCCTGTCGGTGGCCTTCGCCGTCTCGCTGATCGTGTTCGTCGCGGCGCATTTCACGCACGGTGCCAAGGCACTGGTCACCATTTTCTGGGTGTCGCTGGTGATGTCCCTGCTGTTCGTCTACACCGGCAACCTGATCACCTGCATGCTCGCGCATTTCGCCGTCGACGCTTTCGGAGTCCTGTTCGCGCCATGGGCCATGGCCCGGCAGCAAGCGCGGGCCGAACTGGCAACCGGCAATGGCTAGCGACTGCCAGACCTTCGCGGCGCCAGCCGTCGGGCCCGATCCGTCGTTCCAGAGACGATCGCGACGGTATCAGCCGGGCCGGTGCATTGCGCAGAGCTTGTTGCCGTCCGGATCGCGTACGTAAGCCAGGTACATGGGGCCCATGCTGCTCTCGCGTATGCCCGGCGGATCTTCGACCGACGTTCCGCCGTTCGCCACCGCCGCGTCGTGAAACTGCTGCACCTGCTCGGGCGACGCGCACTTGAAGCCGATGGTGCCGCCGTTCGCGAACGTGGCCGGCTCTCCGTTGATCGGCTCGCTGACGCCGAACGAGCCACCATCATGCCGATAGAACAGGCGGTCCTGCCCGGTGCGGTTCGTGTTCCGCATCGGCTCGCCCACGCCAAGCACGCCGAGCACCGCGTCATAGAACCGCTTCGATCGCTCGATATCGCCAGAGCCGACCATCACGTGACTGAACATTCGTCTGTCTCCAAAGTCTTCTGTGTGAGCCGCAGCTGTCGCATCGGGGCGCATGCGAGGACACCCCGCGCCAGCTGACCAAATCCGGCGGAGAGCTTAGCGTAAAGCTTGGAGAGCCAGGCGCGGGCATCGCCGCCAAGACCTGTGCTCGATACCGGTCTAAAGTCCACGCATCAGGTCAGGTAGAAGTCCATCGGGATGAGCTCAACGGCCCACCCGCCTTCTTCGCCGATCCTGGCGGCAGGGTGCATGGATGCGATGCGCAGCGCCTCGTCGTGACTGTCGGCCTCGATGATGAACAGGCCGCCGACCATTTCCTTCGACTCGGTATAAGGCCCATCGCTGACGTGCGTTTTCCCGTTCCGCGGGCGCAGCGTCCTCCAGCCGTCCAGGTCGCCAAGCGATGCTGAAACCAGGACCTTGCCGGTGGCACGCATCTTCTCGTCCAGCGCAGGGCATTGGCTCACCAATGCCCTGACATCGGCAGGTGCCATCGCGGCGAATTTTTCGGGAGTGAAGTAGGCCAGGCCGAGATATTTCATGGGTCATCCTTTGGTTGGGATGTACGTGCGACGAAGCTGGCTGCCGGAAGTCGACAATCTTCACTGCAAGATTGCGGCAGAAATCGACTGGGTCCAGAGCTCAGGCGGATCGTGCTGCAACGATCGGCGGCACCCTGGAAGCGCGGCGTGCCGGCAACAGCACTGCAGCCTGACCGAGCACGAGCATGGCAAGCACGCCCAGGGCGACGTACAAGGGCGACAGATGATCCATCTCGTAGTGCTTCATCATCCATCCGTTGAGACCGAAGGCACACAGCACGCCAACGATCGAACCGCACCCGACGATCAGCAGGTTCTCGAGCAGAAAGTAACGCAGTATGTCGATCCTTCTGGCGCCGAGTGCCCGTCGCACGCCGATCTGCCGATGCCGCTGACTAACCCAGAAACTGGTCAGGCCGACGATGCCTGCGGCGGTCACACTCAGCAGGATGACGCAGATCACGGCCATCAGTATCGCGATGCCGCGCTCACCGCGCGAATCCCTGGCCTGTCCCTCGGCAAAGGTATAGATGCCAGCGCCACGCGGCATTTCGCGCATCGGATTCAAAGCGAAAAGTGCCTTGTGGATTTCGCGTAGTGCAGCCGCTGTGCGACCGGCACGCGCACGCACGTAATACTTTGGCCAGGAGGTATCGACTCGCTGTGGCTCGATCACCGAGTAATAGTCCGGATTGCCATCCCACGATGACTGCAGCGGCCCGACAATGCCGATAATCGTGGCAGCGTTGCCGTCCTGGAATATCGTCTGACCGAGTGCGTTCCCATTCGGGAACAGTTGATCGGCCAAGGGCTTGCTCACGATGACGACAGGCGAATCCGGGAGTGCATGGCCGTGCCGGATCTCGCTCGCGAGAAAGTCGCGACCGGCGATCAGACGCACCCCCAGGGTCGACCGCAAGTACTCGTCTCCATAAAAATAGTCGGCATGCAGGACTTTGCCTTTGCGATGTGCGTAAAGCGAAATGTCGCCTACGTTGCCGTCCTGCGTTGATGCGGCAGCCTCCTGCACATCCGGCTGATTCCGTATGGCTTGCAGGTCTGCGCGCTCCAAGGCATCTATCTTCTCGATGACGGTGGCATCGCTGCCGGAGATGCCTGTCAGACCCTGCACGATGCAGATCAGCCCATCTTCTTTCACTCCGGTCGAGTGGATCATGTCCTTGATATTGTTGCCGATGATGAAAAAAGCATTGGCGACAATCGTCAAAGTCAGCGCTATCTGCAGCGCGATGAGTAGCGCTGCGACCTTGTGTCGCCGCAATGCCGCAATGATGGGGTGGACGTTCACGCCGCGGTCCTCACTGTGCCTTGAGCTGCAACGCAGGCGGCACACGCGACGCCCGATAGGTCGGATAGAGCGCGGCAAGCAGGGTGCCTGTCACGGCCAGTAGCAGCGTGAGTGCCAGCAAGGACGGATCGATACGCGCCAGGGCCGCGAGCTCTGGCGGCATCACGACGCCGACACTGAGCACGCCGATGGCCGTCAACAGCAGCCCGAGGCCGCCACCTGCGGTACCGATCAGAGCCGCCTCAACGAGGAATTGGGCATAGATGGATACCCGCGACGCACCGAGTGCACGCCGCACGGCGATTTCGCCGCTGCGCCGCAGGAACTTCGCGAACAACAGCCCCATGGCATTCAGCAGACAAACGACCAGCAGTCCTTGCGCCACCAACAGCGACACATGGATGTTGCTGGGTACCACGTGCTTGTAGGCGAGAAAGGCTGTCAGGTCGCGCAGCCGATTGTTCGGATTCCACGGGAAGCGACCCAATTGTTGCTGCTGCCGGGCATACGCATCGAGGTACTGCCGGTACGCCTGTACGGCCGCCTGGTTATCCAGCTCGACCATGTACGAGAGCCATACACAGTCCGAACGCAGAAGTTCCTTGAATGTCTGGACCGAATCGTGACGGCTACTGCAGGTCTCGCCCTGGTTGCCGCCACCGATCGCGTTATTCGAAACCACGGTTTGAAATGGCACAAAGAAGTCGGGGCCATGTCTGCGGAACTGGAGAAGATCGAAAAATTCCGGTTGCGGATTCCAGTGCCTGAGCACACCCACAACACGGTAGATGTGGCCGGCGATCGTGATCGTTTTGCCGACACTGTTGCCACCGCCGAACATCATGTGGTTCAAGTGAGCACCGATCACGATGACCGGGTTTTCGCGCGCATCATCGTCAGTGTCCCAGCCTGCTCCGTAGTGGAATGGCACATCCAGCATGGGGAAGAAATCGCTGTAGACCGCATAACCCGAGGCGTTGATCAGGCCGTCAGCCGGGCTATGTCGTGGCGGCACGATCAGCCGTGACATGCCAATGATGGCCGACTGCCGGAAGGCCCGATGTTGATGCATGAGCGCCATCGTATCGATATAAGTCAGCTTGCTGGGCGGCTCGTCATTTCCGCGGTGACCTGGTCCCCAGGGATCGATCTGCGGTACGAACAGCTTTGACGACTTCCACGGAATCGGGTCGGCGGACACGCCGCGGAATACCGCATACATCGTCATGGACGACGACACCCCAAAGCCGATCGCCAGTACAATCAGCACGGTAAGGCCAGGGCTGCGCCGCAAGCTGCGCACAGCCAGTTCGAGACAATAGCCAAACACCCCGTTCCCCTTTTTGACCCACGGGCGGCCCGCTGACCGTGCTTTGCGGTCAAGTCAATCGCACGCCCACTGTCCGCGCAGAACATGCATCCCATTGATGCAAAGGTAGTTCGCTTTCTGGTCCAGTGTCACGTTCGATGGATTCGATGGACCAATGACGCATCGGGCATCTCCTGCGCGGTTGCTGCCTCCATCGAAGGTGACCTTTGCTTTGGCAAGCAAAGTGGGCATGACACCAAAGCTTGTGTCGTTCTGAAAACCAAAGTGTGTGCCGTAAGGCGAGGTTGTGTACGTACTTTGCAAGTGGTCGGGCGCCAAAGTATGTGCACGTCCATATAAATCAAATAACTGCAATGTTTCTATTTCTGCCAAAGCGTTCCCTTCGGTAATCAAAGTGTGTACCAGAAAGGTCATGTTGCTACCATGGGACAATCCCGCGGTGGGTGGCCTAGAGATTGCCGCGGCGGATAGAGAATTGCTGATCGCCGAAGCTATCTCGGGGCGTTAAGTGCCTGAAATGACTTCGCGAGGCTTCAATGTTCTAGCTTCAAAATCCTCTGTGTATTGATCTATTACCGCTGTGCCTAAGAAGAACTCGGGGTTATACCACCGGCAATGCTTCGCCACTCCATCCAAGGCAAAACGATAGACAAGCTGTCGCTCAAGATTGGTGAACGCTTTGGAAAACATGTCAGCGGTAGGCATCCAGTCATATAAATAGCGACATTCATCAAGGATAAGCATATCCATAAACATGGGGGTTTCTTTTGCCTGGTAACTCCAGCGCCTGGTCTCCTCCACGTTTACCTGATATGGGGTTGCAACCTGTCGAAATAGGGCCTCAATTGTTTGGTGAAACAAAACGAGATCACAGGACTGGTAAAAGTCCTTAAACGAATGTTCTGCATGAAGCTGCTTAATTCGTTCGGACAGAAATTCCTCTTGTTCGCCTCCCTCAGAAAGCAAGAAGGAAAGAAGGGTGATGCTGTCTAGGAGATCCTTTTTATTTCCAGCAATATCAAGTTGGGACAAAAAGAGTTCTGCAAACTTGGGGAATTCATCATCTTCAAATACAAATTGAGGGTAATTTGTGTCATTGTTATTTAATCCTTTATCTAGTGCAGCTAATGTCCAAAGGATTGGATATTGCCCTGAATCCACTATCACGTCGCCGCCGACGCCATCATCATCGTCGTCGCTTGTAAAGTGAAACATGCTGCCTATCGCTTTCTTCAGCGATGTGGTGTCTTTAATGTCAAAAAATTTAGCGAAAAGCGAATTATGTTTAGGGAACCTGTTATATGGCGATATCAGGCTTGCATGGTCCATCAGTAGGCGCGTAATAAATTGTCCGTAATAGTGGTCTAGATCGGATTCGACTGTCTGAAGCCATGTCGATGGATCAATTCCATTGGATACTGGCCCCTCGGAAAAGTTACTTTCCGACTCTTTGTCCTCAAGGAAGCTTTTGGGATAAAGATAGCAAGCAACCAGCTTAGCAAGCAGGGTGCGGCCGATAGGGTCTTGCTGCATCGTAGGTAGCGAGAAATTTGTGATCAAGGCCCCGGGCGAATTTAGGGAATGCTGAGCTAGCACTCTTGTCAAAGCAGTCAGTGTTTTCTGTTTTTTGTTCCGACTGGGAAGCGGGCCGCAGAAGTCCAAGTAGATGATGTCAAAGCGCTGGGGGGATGCTTCGACAAACGCATCAAGTCCGCCATTTATTAGTTTGATAAATGGAAATTCAGAATCCAAG
This window of the Dyella sp. A6 genome carries:
- a CDS encoding ABC transporter ATP-binding protein, which translates into the protein MPAPRTGRRGAHDPLPPPKNMRERFMALRNLPPFLASIWRTSPWLCVATIVLRLLRALLPVTTLYVGKLIIDMVVHLLASGSAHMPVSGWLSSPALEHLWLLLAMEFGLGVAADLLGRAVAMIDSLLSELYANSTSARLMEHAAALDLEDFEDADLQDRLDRARRQLAGRSGLLSQLLGQAQDMVTVVSFAVGLLVYAPWLIVLLLVALVPAFLGEFHFNAQSYEVNHRWTPERRELDYLRMLGASAQTAKEVKSFGLNRFLVDRYRELSWSIYRANRRVALRRAGWGGLFTTIGTAGYYAAYVFIAWRTVRGEFSVGDLTFLSSSFRRLRSLLESLLTGFSQVAGQALYLDDLFSFFRIQPEILSPAQPRPFPQPIREGFRFEDVGFRYPGAQRWAVRHLDFTLHAGEVLALVGENGAGKTTLVKLLSRLYDPDEGRILLDGHPLSEYDLEELRANVGVIFQDYVRYYFDAAQNIAVGRIDARDDRSRIEDAARRSVADEVIGRLPKGYAQMLGKLFKDGVDLSGGEWQKIAIARAYMRDAQLLILDEPTSALDARSEFEVFQRFRELSHGRSAVIISHRFSTVRMADRIIVMEGGRIESIGSHDELVDAGGRYAELFELQAAGYR
- a CDS encoding NADH:flavin oxidoreductase/NADH oxidase, which encodes MSALFQPFTLKGVTLRNRVAVPPMCQYEAIDGVANDWHHVHLAGMARGGAGLVIVEATAVSPEGRITPNCLGLWNDAQTEALKPIVAAIKAGGAVPGIQIGHAGRKANANRPWDGDDHIAESDPRYWQTLAPSAQAFGGHLSRVPKAMTIEDIARVREDFVAAARRALDAGFEWLELHFAHGYLGQSFFSHHSNQRDDSYGGSPENRGRFLLETLAAVRKVWPEHLPLTARFGVLEFDGRDEETLAESIALVQNFKREGLDMLSVSVGFTIPQTNIPWGPSFMAPIARRVREETCLPVSSAWGFGTPEAAEAAIASESLDLVMVGRSHLADPHWTFAAASKLGVDKASWTLPAPYAHWLERYAI
- a CDS encoding helix-turn-helix domain-containing protein, with product MRPFKHPAPEQFALERIFHALSDPARLDIVRHLAGVAQATCGELEFGRPKSSMSHHFRILREAGLVHTSSAGTTHLNALRRKELDARFPGLIAAVLKQKP
- a CDS encoding peptidylprolyl isomerase; its protein translation is MRYRLAALSLALAGCLPALAVHAKDTPTTKQLLAASKPSEWRTPDPHNLVYMQLPKGRVVIELAPSFSPLHTANIRTLVRGHYFDGLAIVRVQDNFVTQWDDPNSDDGGDKAKMHPLGKAKATLPAEFTRPIKPTPGYPELDWTPLPDGDVYAPQVGFSHGFPVARDPASGREWLVQCYGMVGVARDVAPDSGNGSALYAIIGQAPRRLDHNLAVAGRVLQGMQYLSSLPRGSGPMGFYTKASQRTPIVSMTLASDLPPAQREKIQVLRTSSPTFHAMIDVARHGHNAFYPQPVGKVGICDISAPVRVNGKPLP
- the cycA gene encoding D-serine/D-alanine/glycine transporter; amino-acid sequence: MTAHPEQPDHLRRSLSNRHLQLIAIGGAIGTGLFMGSGKTISLAGPSILLVYMIIGVMLFFVMRAMGELLLSNLQYKSFIDFSTDLLGPWAGFFCGWTYWFCWIVTAIADVIAIASYAQFWLPGLAPWIPALLCVGILLTLNLTAVRLFGEMEFWFALIKIVAIIALIVVGFGMIMWGFTSPAGNKASLANLWNDGGFFPTGWSGFFAGFQIAVFAFVGIELVGTTAAETADPERNLPKAINSIPVRILLFYVLALVVIMTVTPWRLVRPDHSPFVELFVLAGIPAAASLINFVVLTSAMSSSNSGIFSTSRMLYGLAEEGHAPATFGKLSRAAVPARGLLFSCAALLVGAMLVYVIPNLVTAFTLVTTLSAVLFMFIWSLILCAYIAYRRKRPELHASSAYKMPGGVAMCVVCLAFFAFVLVLLTLQPDTREALLASPVWFLLLGIGYLWKGRRNSRHAPVVE
- a CDS encoding CPBP family intramembrane glutamic endopeptidase, whose amino-acid sequence is MGEKFVPTMPVVGLAIALGGPLLLVLLVRCLALDAVSLASRLTLWALAGIVLAIAVHDGGSWPSMMGIGPFGWTDFLTTVVAIVVMLVGAIVLQLCVAKLGFNRASGSGLQKKIYALSARYRVFMIFTAAVTEEILYRGYAIGIGQSVFGSLSVAFAVSLIVFVAAHFTHGAKALVTIFWVSLVMSLLFVYTGNLITCMLAHFAVDAFGVLFAPWAMARQQARAELATGNG
- a CDS encoding VOC family protein, which gives rise to MFSHVMVGSGDIERSKRFYDAVLGVLGVGEPMRNTNRTGQDRLFYRHDGGSFGVSEPINGEPATFANGGTIGFKCASPEQVQQFHDAAVANGGTSVEDPPGIRESSMGPMYLAYVRDPDGNKLCAMHRPG
- a CDS encoding YciI family protein gives rise to the protein MKYLGLAYFTPEKFAAMAPADVRALVSQCPALDEKMRATGKVLVSASLGDLDGWRTLRPRNGKTHVSDGPYTESKEMVGGLFIIEADSHDEALRIASMHPAARIGEEGGWAVELIPMDFYLT
- a CDS encoding ABC transporter permease; its protein translation is MNVHPIIAALRRHKVAALLIALQIALTLTIVANAFFIIGNNIKDMIHSTGVKEDGLICIVQGLTGISGSDATVIEKIDALERADLQAIRNQPDVQEAAASTQDGNVGDISLYAHRKGKVLHADYFYGDEYLRSTLGVRLIAGRDFLASEIRHGHALPDSPVVIVSKPLADQLFPNGNALGQTIFQDGNAATIIGIVGPLQSSWDGNPDYYSVIEPQRVDTSWPKYYVRARAGRTAAALREIHKALFALNPMREMPRGAGIYTFAEGQARDSRGERGIAILMAVICVILLSVTAAGIVGLTSFWVSQRHRQIGVRRALGARRIDILRYFLLENLLIVGCGSIVGVLCAFGLNGWMMKHYEMDHLSPLYVALGVLAMLVLGQAAVLLPARRASRVPPIVAARSA